The following is a genomic window from Candidatus Nitrosotenuis cloacae.
GACGGTCTTCTCGGACGCTATTGCGTTGCGTATTACATCTAGCTGGTGGTCCGTGACGCGGGGCGACTTGAGGATGTTTACGTTGAGTGTGGTGCCCACCAGCCTCCACGACTTCCACGTGTCTACGGTATCGCCGCGGAGATTCTCGGTAAAGTACCTGGTCTTCATGGCAGTCGGCGACTGGGGTGAATCTGTAACTGTGTCTGCTACGCCTGAAAACATTATCATCAGAAATATCGCCGGCAGCACTGCAAGCTCTGCGATAAGCAGGGTTTTTGATCTGGATTTTTTTATCTCTTTTTGGATCTTTGTTATCTCGCTTACCAACTCGTTTTCGTGCTGCCTTAGGTCGCTGACGGTTCGCCCCTCGACTAGGTCAAGTGCGTCCCACTCGGTGCTCCTGTCTTTTTTTTCCAGCAGTTTTATCTGGTCAGTTGTCTGGCTGAGCTCCTTTTTCATCAGGTCTAGGTGCTCTCTTAGCCGGCCAATCGACTTGTCTGCCATCTCAGATCTCCTTGCAAATCACATCCAGGATGCTGTAAGGGGTGATGATCTGCTCCTGTGTCATCACGTACGGGTACTTTAGGTTCAGCATGACCTTGCAGATCTCTGCAAGCGTGAGCTTTTCTGATATCAGCGTCGGCGTGATTGTCTTAAAGGTGCTGGCGCTAAGCTCGAGCAGCCTGTCGTTGTTGCACCCGTTGAGCTCCTTTATCCTGTCAAGCAGCACCTCGTAGCTTACAAAAGAGACGTCGTCCTTTAGCGCCAGGAACCGGTTCTCGTCCTGTTCAAGCTTGCGTATGATGTCGCCTACCGTGTCGTCGCGGTTGAACGTGGAGATCTTGTTCTTTGGCATGGACGCCGCAGTTATGTCGGACCTGCACAGCGAGCCGATCTCGATTACCTGCCTGATTGAGAACTGTGAAAAGTTCTTTCGGTCGTTTTCAATCACGGTAAAGTGGTTGTTCGTCTTGCTCATGCGGTTCAGCACGCTTGCAATGTTTACGTTTCTTGAATCGATGTGAAAGTCTGCGTTCATTATCTTTGAGGCGCTTTCCTCAAAGTACTGCGTAGTGGGGTTTTTCTGCAGGCCGGATATTATCTGCTGGACGTCAATGGTGCCTATTGGGAAGCCGTCCTCGATTACCACTAGGTTGTTTGTGACGTCTGATATTCTGGACAGCATGGACGCGGCAATCCAGATGTTGTCGTGCGCAGTTATGGTGGAAATTGGAATTGACAAAAGGGAATACGGGAGTACCTCCTCAAAGGAGCAGACGTCAAGCGAGATGTCCTCGCCGTTTAGAAGCGACTGGAAGACCAGGGACTTTTTTGCCTTGGGGGAATTTTTTAGTATTCTTCCAAGTCTTCCGTTTAGTCCCAGTTTAGCTATTTCCATTCAACTCCTTGT
Proteins encoded in this region:
- a CDS encoding matrixin family metalloprotease; protein product: MADKSIGRLREHLDLMKKELSQTTDQIKLLEKKDRSTEWDALDLVEGRTVSDLRQHENELVSEITKIQKEIKKSRSKTLLIAELAVLPAIFLMIMFSGVADTVTDSPQSPTAMKTRYFTENLRGDTVDTWKSWRLVGTTLNVNILKSPRVTDHQLDVIRNAIASEKTVEFDDSIVHKGPKGSTSTYYEGWAGALKSVDGDTKYNLPTKFNFVDSSGGEGDIIITLSNIKDSDGYTGYTKSITEENEILKSFITIYDISNLTDEQLGTILRHEFGHALGLGHSTAPEDLMAPTIDMTIPYITECNVDAIRDLYNANEASQTVCKK